The proteins below are encoded in one region of Lactuca sativa cultivar Salinas chromosome 3, Lsat_Salinas_v11, whole genome shotgun sequence:
- the LOC128132767 gene encoding uncharacterized protein LOC128132767: MTGHYTDKCPTLGSEPEDVNAMGGYQSQSRPTGFQKNFNPNWRNNQNIPYPPKQIPPNILMRPQHPQYQSQKPPYPQNSYNPPNYQHPPQQGQSSGNHQISLQELVTSLAQSQTQFQQETKNTFSNIQAQIGDLATALNKIEQRGKLPSKTEKNPNVSVITLRSGKTLGESHPKRVSREDEDEVIIVESPKVVVPPKEPVVSNVDQPNPSNKPIKLLVIPPPFPSRLASSKKQEEEKEFLETFRKVQINIPLLNAIKQIPSYAKFLKDLCTKKRKLKANEKIQVNANVSAVIQKKLPPKCKDPGIFSIPCTIGDLHVESVMLDLGASINVMPYSVFQSLNVGPLEETGVIIQLADKSKKTPSKSSMILLGRPFMHTAHTIIDVHKGKITMEFDGETIHFNVFEGMRYPSNISPLYRVDVIEPINRISPNV, from the exons ATGACAGGCCATTATACGGATAAGTGTCCCACACTTGGAAGTGAACCGGaagatgtgaatgcaatgggcggATATCAAAGTCAATCAAGACCCACGGGATTTCAAAAAAATTTCAACCCAAATTGGAGGAATAACCAAAACATCCCTTATCCACCAAAGCAAATTCCACCAAACATTTTGATGAGACCTCAACATCCACAATACCAATCCCAAAAACCTCCATATCCACAAAATTCTTATAACCCTCCAAATTACCAACACCCTCCACAACAAGGCCAATCAAGTGGTAACCATCAAATAAGCCTTCAAGAACTTGTCACTTCTCTTGCTCAAAGCCAAACCCAATTTCAACAAGAAACCAAGAATACTTTCTCCAATATTCAAGCACAAATTGGAGACTTGGCAACCGCTCTCAACAAGATAGAACAAAGGGGTAAACTTCCATCAAAAACCGAGAAGAACCCCAATGTGAGTGTCATCACCTTGCGAAGTGGGAAAACACTTGGAGAAAGTCACcctaaaagagtttcaagagaAGACGAAGATGAAGTGATCATTGTGGAATCTCCAAAAGTTGTAGTTCCTCCAAAGGAACCGGTTGTGTCAAATGTTGATCAACCCAATCCTTCCAACAAACCCATCAAATTATTAGTCATACCACCGCCTTTTCCATCCCGGTTGGCTTCCTCAAAGAAacaagaagaagagaaagagtttctTGAGACTTTTCGCAAGGTCCAAATCAACATTCCACTATTGAATGCTATTAAGCAAATTCCAAGTTATGCAAAATTCCTCAAGGATTTATGCACCAAGAAGAGAAAACTCAAGGCAAATGAAAAGATTCAAGTCAATGCAAATGTGTCTGCAGTTATCCAAAAGAAGTTACCTCCCAAATGCAAGGATCCGGGAATATTTTCTATCCCTTGTACCATTGGTGATTTGCATGTTGAAAGTGTTATGTTAGATCTTGGAGCCTCGATCAATGTGATGCCatattcggtttttcaatctctcAATGTTGGACCTTTGGAAGAAACTGGAGTAATCATTCAATTAGCAGACaagtcaa agaagaCTCCTTCCAAATCATCTATGATCCTCCTTGGAAGACCTTTCATGCATACCGCTCACACAATCATTGATGTCCATAAAGGAAAGATAACTATGGAGTTTGATGGAGAAACCATTCACTTCAACGTCTTTGAAGGAATGAGGTACCCTAGTAACATTTCTCCATTGTATCGGGTTGAtgtgattgagccaataaacAGGATAAGCCCTAATGTATAA